AGCACATAAAAAGGCGCGCCGTGACAGAGTTTTTTCTCGTCTTTTACGACTTTCTCTATCTGCGAGAGCGGTATGTGCCCCGGGCCTTCTATCATGGCATCGACTCCTCCGCGGCGGGCCTTGAGGAAAAGTTTTCCGAGCGTTTTAAGCTCGAGGATCTGGAGATAATCATTCGCGTCGGAAATGGAGCCGGGACGCAAGCCGTCGCCGAGACTCAGCACGGCGTTATATTTTGCAGCTATTTTTACGAGTCTGCCAAAATCGCTGTAGAGAGGATTCTCCCATCCGGTGTCCTGCATCCAGCCGAAGATCAGGCCTCCCCCTCTTGAGACGACCCCGCCCAGGCGCGGGTGCTTTTTCAGATAATTGAGCGATTCGCGCGTCACGCCGCAGTGCACCGTTACAAAATCCACTCCGAGCGCGAGCTGCTCCTCTATCACCTCAAAAAATGCGGCGGGTGAGGGCCGTTTGTACTTTGAAAAAAGATGATAGGCCGGCACCGTTCCCACCGGAATAGTTGAGCGCTCCAGCACTTTTTTGAGGACCCTCAGGAAATCCTTTCCGCAGGAGAGGTCCATAACCGCGTCGGCTCCGTATTGAACCGCGGCGTCCAGTTTTTTTATCTCCGTTTTCCAGTCGGAGGCAAGCGGCGAAAGGCCTATGTTGGCGTTTATTTTAACGCTCAGATCTTTACCCACGGCAACCGCGCGTCTCTTTGAAAGGCGGCTCTTCATAATGGCGATGCGGCCGGCCTTATAATTTTTCTCAAAAACTCCCACGGAAATTCCTTCTTCGGCGGCCAGCTGTCTGATTATTTTTTTTGTTTGCATAATTCTTTTACAAAACCCTTTTCTATTTCATAAAGCCGGAAGCGGATTCTTTTTATCCTGCCGGACTTTTTCACATCGTCAAGCTTGATTATTTCTTCAAGAACGCGGAGCGCCTCTCCGACGCGCGAGATATTAGCCCGGCGAGCGGAAGTGACGCAGCTCCTTCCTTTTTCGGAAATTCCCGCGCCTTTATCCCTCCTCACATCTCGGCTTTTCACAAGGCTCTCATAATCATCCGCGAAAAGCGCCGCCAGACGATGGCGGAGTTTTCTCAGATACGCGAATTTACCGCTCTTAAAATAAAATCTTTCTATGTCTTCCACGACCCTCAACCCCTCCCTGGCGCGGTTGAGGTTAGCGTCAATAATACTCAGTTTGCGCATGGGCACATTATACTTGATTAACGGCCAAAAATAAAGTAAGATTTTTTCAGTTTAAGCCGGCGTAGCTCAGCTGGTAGAGCAGCGGTTTTGTAAACCGCTGGTCGGGGGTTCGATTCCTCTCGCCGGCTTTTACTTTAAAGGAATCAAGCCAAATTTCTGTTTTTTCAAAAAGCCGAAGCGATGTTGGAGTAAACGGAACTGCTGTAAGCGGAGCCGTTGAGGGTCACTTGCACACGGCCTCCCGATAAAACACATTTGAAAGTGTTTTTCCTGTAAAGCGCTCCGGCCAGTTTTTGTATGAATTCTTCCTCAAAGGCATATATAACAGCCTCAACCGAGTGCCTTTTGAAAAGTTTCGCCAGAGCCAGAGCGGGATCCTTCCCCTGAAGGAACACGAACACCGAAAAAATATCTTTGCGTGAACGGAAAAACATTATCTTTTTCTCGGACGGCTCTTCGCAGTCAGCCCACAAAGCTTTCTGACCGTCAACCGCTCCGGCGTACAGATCGGGTTTGAAAGTAAACCCGGCCTTACCGGAAAATCTCAGCCTGCCTGAAAACATTTCATGGGCCAGAAGTTTTAAGACAACGCGGACGCGGGTCTGGCCGCGCTTCTTCTCCACAACTATCTTTTTTCCGCGGCCTGTAAAAATATAATTATCTTTCATTTGCTGATGTCTTCGGGTATGACGACGGCAGAGCTGCCCGGAGCGGGCCATATGAGTGAGGGGTTTGCCAGGCGCTCCGAGCGAATTGGCAGCGAGCCGCACTCGCGAGCGGCCGTCTACGGGCAGCTCTGCCGTTATCATTGGCGGAACGCGGGCTGCATGCGCTCACAGAGATTTCTCGAAGATCCGGTATCTTTTGTAGGCTTTGCCGGAGAGCATATCCGCCGCTCGCATCATCATCACATTGTCCTCCAGCACCCATGAGAATTCGCATTCCTTATAGCCCTTTTCGAGCGCCTCTTTAAGCGACCGGTAATAAAGAATGCTCTCTATCCCCATCTGATGATAACGCTTCTTCACCCCCATGGTGAGAACGCGTATGCTTTTGATTTTCTTGAAATAATAAAAAAACCTGAGCGCCGCAAGCGGCGTCAGCCGTCCCCGGATCTTTTTAAGCGCCTCGTTGATATCCGGCAGCGTCATTATAAAACCCGCCGGATCCCTGCCGTAAAAAGCGATCTGCAAAAGCCCCGGATCCACGATACGTTTGAGTTTACCCGCCATATAAAAAATTTCATCGTCGGTGAACGGAACAAAGCCCCAGTTCTTTTCCCACGCGGCATTGTAGATGTCCATAATGATCTTCACTTCGTTTTCAAAATCATCTTTGTTGATGGGCCTGACGCTTATGGCGGGGTTCCTTTTCAGCACTCTTTCGGAAATGGACGCGAGGCGTTTCGCCGGCACCCTCCCGGCATCCGTTACAAAAGCTATTAGGTCTTTTGCCTTGTAGAAACCCGCGGATGAGATGAGATCCGCGTAATATGGGGGGTTGTAGGGCATCATTATCTTCGCCGGCTCATCCGGGCCTTCCACAAGAAGCCCGCACTCGTCGTTTGTGGACGGGTTCATGGGCCCCCTGACGATTGTCATGCCTCGGGAGCGGAGAAAAGACAGGGCCGCGTCAAAAAGGATCCGCGAGGCGGCGGCGTCCTCCCCGCATTCAAAAAAACCGAAAAAACCGCATTTCTCGCCGTGAAATCTGTTGTGATTCTCATCGATAATGGCGGCGATGCGGCCGATCGTTCCTCCGCCCGGTCCGCTCACCAGAAAAAGTGCTTTTTCAGAGTGCTTCCAGAAAGGATTTTTATCAGAAAACATTTCTCTCATTTCTGAAATGAGAGGCGGAGCCCAGTTGGGGTCTTTTTTGTATAAAGCGTAGGGAAATTCTATGAAACGCTTTAATTCATCGGGCGTTTTAACCTGCGCCAGTTCCATAGATTTTTCATCCAGCCATTGAGGGCATTCCACATTTTTGTCATGCGTTGCGGTTTCGGCGTCACTTTTTCGCCGCTTCCTTTCTGAATTATCCCGAGTTCTTCCCCCGCCTCTTTAAAAGCCGCGCAGGCTTCATCAACATGTTTTTTCGTGTGAGAAGCCATCATACTCACTCTTATAAGCGCGCGGCCCGGAGGCACGGCGGGCGAAACCACGGGCGTGACAAAAACGCCCTTGTCAAAAAGGCTCTTCCACATCTTGAAAGCCGTCATGTCATCACCTATACCGACAGGAATGATCGGCGTTGTCGTCGATCCGGTGTCAAACCCTATGCTTTTCAGTTTATCTCTCATATATTCGGACACCTTCAACAGACGCGCTATTCTTTTCTTGTCCTTTTTGACTATTTCAAGAGCTTTGATAACCGACGCCACATTGGCCGGAGAGGGCGCGGCGGAAAAAATCAGAGACCGGGCGTGATGCTTTATGTAATGGATAACATCCTCATCCCCCGCTATGAAACCGCCGGTTGATGCGAAAGATTTTGAGAATGTCCCCATGATGAGGTCCACCTCGTCGGTCAAACCAAAATGGTCACAGGTGCCGCGGCCGCATCGTCCGAGAACGCCCACGCCGTGAGCGTCGTCAACCATGAACCTGGCGCCGTACTTTTTCGCGATGGGCAGCATCTTATCAAGCGGAGCGACATCGCCTTCCATGGAAAAAACGCCGTCAACTATAACAAGTTTTCCGGAGTCTTCCGGAAGACTCTTCAACACATGCTCAAAATCCTCTATGTCGTTATGCTTAAACCTCACAAGCGTGCCAGCGGACAAACGGCAGCCGTCGAGAATTGATGCGTGATCGAATTTATCGGCTATTATGTAATCTTTTTTCCCCACCAGAGCTGATATCACGCCGAGATTCACCTGCATGCCGGTGGTGAAGACAATGACCG
The genomic region above belongs to Candidatus Omnitrophota bacterium and contains:
- a CDS encoding pyridoxal phosphate-dependent aminotransferase family protein, yielding MELFDKVKNFTIAREVQKAGLYPYFHTVESGQNAVVTCEGRRMIMMGSNSYLGLATDQRLKNAAIMATQKYGTGCVGSRFLNGTLDIHEQLEKELAEYLGKPAVIVFTTGMQVNLGVISALVGKKDYIIADKFDHASILDGCRLSAGTLVRFKHNDIEDFEHVLKSLPEDSGKLVIVDGVFSMEGDVAPLDKMLPIAKKYGARFMVDDAHGVGVLGRCGRGTCDHFGLTDEVDLIMGTFSKSFASTGGFIAGDEDVIHYIKHHARSLIFSAAPSPANVASVIKALEIVKKDKKRIARLLKVSEYMRDKLKSIGFDTGSTTTPIIPVGIGDDMTAFKMWKSLFDKGVFVTPVVSPAVPPGRALIRVSMMASHTKKHVDEACAAFKEAGEELGIIQKGSGEKVTPKPQRMTKMWNALNGWMKNLWNWRRLKRPMN
- the thiC gene encoding phosphomethylpyrimidine synthase ThiC, producing the protein MQTKKIIRQLAAEEGISVGVFEKNYKAGRIAIMKSRLSKRRAVAVGKDLSVKINANIGLSPLASDWKTEIKKLDAAVQYGADAVMDLSCGKDFLRVLKKVLERSTIPVGTVPAYHLFSKYKRPSPAAFFEVIEEQLALGVDFVTVHCGVTRESLNYLKKHPRLGGVVSRGGGLIFGWMQDTGWENPLYSDFGRLVKIAAKYNAVLSLGDGLRPGSISDANDYLQILELKTLGKLFLKARRGGVDAMIEGPGHIPLSQIEKVVKDEKKLCHGAPFYVLGPLVTDAAAGFDHITSAIGGALAASYGADFLCYVTPAEHLGLPDADDVRLGVIASRVAAHAADVSRGRPAALKRDKAVSRARFRLDWQGMKKNLLFPEVIKAGHLSRKVCTMCGDFCPIEQTRRIMKKIVK
- a CDS encoding thiamine-phosphate pyrophosphorylase, translating into MRKLSIIDANLNRAREGLRVVEDIERFYFKSGKFAYLRKLRHRLAALFADDYESLVKSRDVRRDKGAGISEKGRSCVTSARRANISRVGEALRVLEEIIKLDDVKKSGRIKRIRFRLYEIEKGFVKELCKQKK
- a CDS encoding YaeQ family protein; the encoded protein is MITAELPVDGRSRVRLAANSLGAPGKPLTHMARSGQLCRRHTRRHQQMKDNYIFTGRGKKIVVEKKRGQTRVRVVLKLLAHEMFSGRLRFSGKAGFTFKPDLYAGAVDGQKALWADCEEPSEKKIMFFRSRKDIFSVFVFLQGKDPALALAKLFKRHSVEAVIYAFEEEFIQKLAGALYRKNTFKCVLSGGRVQVTLNGSAYSSSVYSNIASAF
- a CDS encoding N-acetyltransferase, whose amino-acid sequence is MELAQVKTPDELKRFIEFPYALYKKDPNWAPPLISEMREMFSDKNPFWKHSEKALFLVSGPGGGTIGRIAAIIDENHNRFHGEKCGFFGFFECGEDAAASRILFDAALSFLRSRGMTIVRGPMNPSTNDECGLLVEGPDEPAKIMMPYNPPYYADLISSAGFYKAKDLIAFVTDAGRVPAKRLASISERVLKRNPAISVRPINKDDFENEVKIIMDIYNAAWEKNWGFVPFTDDEIFYMAGKLKRIVDPGLLQIAFYGRDPAGFIMTLPDINEALKKIRGRLTPLAALRFFYYFKKIKSIRVLTMGVKKRYHQMGIESILYYRSLKEALEKGYKECEFSWVLEDNVMMMRAADMLSGKAYKRYRIFEKSL